The Desulfoscipio gibsoniae DSM 7213 genome contains a region encoding:
- the rpmH gene encoding 50S ribosomal protein L34 yields the protein MKRTYQPKNRQRKKVHGFLKRMSTKAGQNVIKRRRLKGRKKLSA from the coding sequence ATGAAAAGAACCTATCAGCCAAAGAACAGGCAAAGAAAGAAAGTCCATGGCTTTTTAAAAAGGATGTCAACTAAAGCAGGGCAGAATGTTATCAAGAGAAGAAGGCTAAAAGGAAGAAAAAAGCTCTCTGCGTAA